A single genomic interval of Eurosta solidaginis isolate ZX-2024a chromosome 3, ASM4086904v1, whole genome shotgun sequence harbors:
- the LOC137247116 gene encoding uncharacterized protein yields the protein MDSYIEMIEVNLNSPNTPTTPSTMDKHFDQATGAIQKNSPVVNARERGDRGKVLEEVLMRHKRAHPTEDDSKPHLRYFAVGPSTYQIRCPLCKQRADTETVQISGILGQLSCLLSALSCCFPIFTLSFVYVCLQSRLKSKRMFCNKCGGHLGFFWRPT from the exons ATGGACTCATATATAGAAATGATTGAGGTTAATTTGAATTCTCCAAATACACCGACCACACCAAGCACAATGGATAAACATTTTGATCAGGCAACAGGCGCTATTCAAAAAAATTCACCTGTTGTTAATGCGCGCGAACGAGGTGATCGGGGCAAAGTGTTGGAGGAGGTCTTAATGCGACATAAACGCGCCCATCCTACTGAAGATGATAGCAAACCTCATTTACGTTACTTTGCTGTGGGTCCAAGCACCTATCAGATACGGTGTCCGCTATGCAAGCAACGCGCCGATACAGAGACTGTGCAAATAAGCGGCATTCTGGGACAGCTAAGTTGTTTGCTTTCAGCGTTATCCTG CTGTTTCCCCATTTTCACGCTGTCATTCGTGTATGTGTGCTTGCAGAGTCGGTTGAAAAGTAAACGAATGTTTTGCAATAAGTGTGGAGGCCACTTGGGCTTTTTTTGGCGGCcaacttaa